A DNA window from Nitratidesulfovibrio sp. SRB-5 contains the following coding sequences:
- a CDS encoding lysophospholipid acyltransferase family protein, giving the protein MDMLRPRTPAASAPHHHMMDTPPDPMGGAASAPFPACPEHSAHPEHPRSLVPAAARRIPAPLRIPLLHLLGVGRIDSLYRSMPQGGTPLDFARLALDVLGVSVRAEAEGFEGVPATGPLVMVANHPFGALEGLVLARALLPVRPGLRFLANYMLAAVPELRELIFSVDPFGGDGAQRRNMAGLRQAIRHVGEGGALVVFPSGTVSHLQPSRREITDPTWQSTVGRLVRRTGADALPLYFHGRNSMLFNLMGLLHPAARTAMLPKELLRKRNTTVTLSVGRPVAAATLNELPDDAARTAYLRMRCYALKPRPRRVLSLPLSIPKSLPLLLPRKSGAVPDAVGTAASVSASPASPAARRMRPIAAARPLELLEAELAAIPPADVLLREGPWTIVETSADRSPELVREIGRLREVTFRAVGEGSGAPLDLDAFDADYRHLILWHEDDRALAGAYRLGEVDAILDAQGQRGLYSTSLFRFRPEFFGGAPALELGRAFVAADYQRDYAPLLLLWKGIGRFILKRPGVRRLFGPVSVSLDYTPYSLNAIMDYLTRHHGCPATARLVRGRATPSLRQPGCLRRIEPAGLDWNGLCALVRDMEGGRTIPILFKHYLKLGGRIATFHVDRAFGSLDAFLIIDLLESPPRMLQRFMGADGLERYYAQTSRDTGEGAPGMEDGAGAAGSNGRGGLAAASGGA; this is encoded by the coding sequence ATGGACATGCTCCGCCCCCGCACCCCCGCCGCTTCAGCTCCGCATCATCATATGATGGATACGCCGCCGGACCCGATGGGCGGGGCGGCTTCCGCCCCATTTCCGGCGTGTCCGGAGCATTCGGCGCATCCGGAGCATCCCCGTTCGCTGGTGCCCGCCGCCGCCCGGCGCATTCCCGCGCCGCTGCGCATTCCGCTGCTGCACCTGCTGGGCGTGGGCCGCATCGACTCGCTGTACCGGTCCATGCCGCAGGGCGGAACGCCACTGGACTTCGCCCGCCTGGCCCTGGACGTGCTGGGGGTGTCCGTGCGGGCAGAGGCCGAGGGCTTCGAGGGCGTGCCCGCCACCGGCCCGCTCGTGATGGTGGCCAACCATCCCTTCGGCGCGCTGGAGGGACTGGTGCTGGCCAGGGCCTTGCTGCCGGTGCGGCCCGGCCTGCGCTTTCTGGCCAACTACATGCTGGCGGCGGTGCCGGAACTGCGCGAACTGATCTTTTCCGTGGATCCCTTCGGCGGGGACGGGGCGCAGCGCCGCAACATGGCGGGCCTGCGCCAGGCCATCCGCCACGTGGGCGAGGGCGGCGCGCTGGTGGTGTTCCCTTCGGGCACGGTGTCGCACCTGCAACCCTCGCGGCGCGAGATCACCGACCCCACGTGGCAGTCCACGGTGGGGCGGCTGGTGCGCCGCACCGGGGCCGACGCCCTGCCCCTGTACTTTCACGGGCGCAATTCCATGCTCTTCAACCTGATGGGCCTGTTGCACCCCGCAGCGCGCACGGCCATGCTGCCCAAGGAACTGCTGCGCAAGCGCAACACCACGGTCACCCTCAGCGTGGGGCGGCCCGTGGCCGCCGCCACCCTGAACGAACTGCCCGACGACGCAGCGCGCACCGCCTACCTGCGCATGCGCTGCTACGCCCTGAAACCCAGGCCGCGCCGGGTGCTGTCCCTGCCCCTGTCCATCCCCAAGTCCCTGCCCCTGCTCCTGCCGAGGAAAAGTGGCGCCGTGCCCGATGCCGTGGGCACTGCCGCCTCCGTTTCCGCCAGCCCCGCCAGCCCGGCGGCACGGCGCATGCGGCCCATCGCCGCCGCCCGCCCGCTGGAACTGCTGGAGGCGGAACTGGCGGCCATCCCGCCCGCAGACGTGCTGCTGCGCGAGGGGCCGTGGACCATCGTGGAAACCTCGGCGGACCGTTCGCCGGAACTGGTCCGCGAGATAGGCCGCCTGCGCGAGGTGACCTTTCGCGCGGTGGGCGAGGGCAGCGGCGCGCCGCTGGATCTCGACGCCTTTGACGCCGACTACCGCCACCTGATCCTGTGGCACGAGGACGACCGCGCCCTGGCCGGGGCCTACCGCCTGGGCGAGGTGGATGCCATCCTTGATGCGCAGGGCCAGCGCGGCCTGTATTCCACGTCGCTGTTCCGGTTCCGTCCGGAATTCTTCGGCGGCGCGCCCGCGCTGGAACTGGGCCGGGCCTTCGTGGCGGCGGACTACCAGCGCGACTACGCCCCCCTGCTGCTGCTGTGGAAGGGCATCGGCCGGTTCATCCTGAAGCGGCCCGGCGTGCGCCGCCTGTTCGGGCCGGTAAGCGTCAGCCTGGACTATACCCCGTACTCGCTGAACGCCATCATGGACTACCTGACCCGCCACCATGGCTGCCCGGCCACGGCCCGGCTGGTGCGGGGGCGCGCCACGCCCTCGCTGCGCCAGCCCGGCTGCCTGCGGCGCATCGAGCCCGCCGGGCTGGACTGGAACGGGCTGTGCGCGCTGGTGCGCGACATGGAAGGCGGGCGCACCATTCCCATCCTGTTCAAGCACTACCTGAAGCTGGGCGGACGCATCGCCACCTTCCACGTGGACCGCGCCTTCGGCTCGCTGGACGCCTTCCTGATCATCGACCTGCTGGAATCGCCGCCCCGCATGC